Proteins from a single region of Egicoccus sp. AB-alg2:
- a CDS encoding ABC transporter substrate-binding protein → MNVRSCAAVLVALALAATACGGDTAEPEQPTATEDGGEPTDGAGDDAADGDVAGDDAAGDDAAGDDAEDAQAGDCGPEDPNLHQPGQLTVATGEPVFPPWMMDDDPSNGEGFESAVVYALAEELGFAEDQVTWVRTGFDEAIAPGEKDYDFNIQQYSITEEREQVVDFSVPYYEVEKALVTLADSEAAAAQRLDDLDDTRFGAVVGTTDLAYIEDVIGATDVQVYDDQAGVFQALQGGQIDATVFGLPGALYVTAVQVEGSVIAGILPGEPMDDGLGLLFEEGSPLVPCVDEALESLRADGTLDALADEWLAGGGDIPNIEE, encoded by the coding sequence GTGAACGTGCGCAGCTGTGCCGCCGTGCTGGTGGCGCTCGCACTGGCCGCCACCGCCTGTGGCGGCGACACCGCCGAGCCGGAGCAGCCGACGGCCACCGAGGACGGGGGCGAGCCGACGGACGGTGCCGGCGACGACGCAGCGGATGGCGACGTGGCCGGCGACGACGCGGCCGGCGACGACGCGGCCGGCGACGACGCGGAGGACGCCCAGGCCGGCGACTGCGGCCCCGAGGACCCGAACCTCCACCAGCCGGGTCAACTGACCGTGGCCACCGGCGAGCCGGTGTTCCCGCCCTGGATGATGGACGACGACCCCTCGAACGGCGAGGGGTTCGAGAGTGCCGTCGTCTACGCCCTCGCCGAGGAGCTCGGGTTCGCCGAGGACCAGGTCACGTGGGTGCGGACCGGCTTCGACGAAGCCATCGCACCCGGCGAGAAGGACTACGACTTCAACATCCAGCAGTACTCGATCACGGAAGAGCGCGAGCAGGTCGTGGACTTCTCCGTGCCCTACTACGAGGTGGAGAAGGCGCTGGTCACGCTGGCAGACAGCGAGGCCGCGGCCGCCCAGAGGCTGGACGACCTCGACGACACCCGCTTCGGCGCCGTCGTCGGCACCACCGACCTCGCCTACATCGAGGACGTGATCGGCGCCACCGACGTCCAGGTCTACGACGACCAGGCCGGGGTGTTCCAGGCGCTGCAGGGCGGCCAGATCGACGCGACCGTGTTCGGGCTGCCGGGCGCGCTGTACGTCACCGCGGTCCAGGTCGAAGGCTCGGTGATCGCCGGCATCCTGCCTGGTGAGCCGATGGACGACGGGCTCGGACTGCTGTTCGAGGAGGGCAGCCCGCTGGTGCCGTGCGTGGACGAGGCCCTGGAGTCCTTGCGGGCCGACGGCACCCTCGACGCGCTGGCCGACGAGTGGCTGGCCGGCGGCGGCGACATCCCGAACATCGAGGAGTGA
- the pip gene encoding prolyl aminopeptidase, with amino-acid sequence MARYPAIEPYDAGLLDVGDGQQLYWETCGNPDGRPALVVHGGPGSGCTPGVRRLFDPDRCRIVLFDQRGCGRSRPHASEPVGDLSVNTTGHLVADMERLREHLGIDGWLLFGGSWGSTLSLAYAVHHPDRVSAAVLMAITTGRHAEVDWVASGVGRFFPAARERQLAALPEDERDGDTAAAYAALLADPDPDVHTPAARAWCDWEDAIIQLGDDTPPDPRYEDPRFRLAFARLVTHYFANRLFLDDGELLTGAAGLGHVPAVLVHGELDLQAPLDNAWQLHRAWPGSELVVIPFGGHGTGFAGMDEAIVEALDRFAG; translated from the coding sequence GTGGCGAGGTACCCGGCGATCGAGCCGTACGACGCGGGCCTGCTGGACGTCGGCGACGGCCAGCAGCTGTACTGGGAGACGTGCGGCAACCCCGACGGGCGCCCCGCCTTGGTGGTGCACGGCGGCCCCGGCTCCGGCTGCACGCCCGGGGTACGGCGCCTGTTCGACCCCGACCGCTGCCGCATCGTGCTGTTCGACCAGCGCGGCTGCGGCCGCAGCCGTCCGCACGCGTCCGAACCCGTCGGCGACCTGTCCGTCAACACCACCGGCCACCTGGTGGCCGACATGGAACGGCTGCGCGAGCACCTCGGCATCGACGGTTGGCTGCTGTTCGGCGGGTCGTGGGGATCGACGTTGAGCCTCGCGTACGCGGTCCACCATCCCGACCGGGTGTCCGCCGCGGTCCTGATGGCCATCACGACCGGGCGGCACGCCGAGGTGGATTGGGTCGCCTCGGGTGTCGGCCGGTTCTTCCCTGCCGCCCGGGAGCGACAGCTGGCGGCGTTGCCCGAGGACGAGCGTGACGGTGACACGGCCGCCGCGTACGCCGCCCTGCTGGCCGACCCAGACCCGGACGTGCACACGCCCGCCGCCCGTGCGTGGTGCGACTGGGAGGACGCGATCATCCAACTCGGTGACGACACACCGCCCGATCCGCGCTACGAGGACCCGCGCTTCCGGCTCGCGTTCGCCCGCCTCGTCACCCACTACTTCGCCAACCGGCTGTTCCTCGACGACGGCGAACTGCTGACGGGCGCCGCCGGGCTCGGGCACGTGCCCGCCGTGCTGGTCCACGGCGAGCTCGACCTGCAGGCACCGCTGGACAACGCCTGGCAGCTGCACCGTGCGTGGCCGGGCAGCGAACTCGTCGTGATCCCGTTCGGCGGCCACGGCACCGGCTTCGCCGGCATGGACGAGGCGATCGTCGAGGCGCTGGACCGCTTCGCGGGCTGA
- a CDS encoding amino acid ABC transporter ATP-binding protein, whose translation MRPRVQIERLTKYYGDRLVLDQVDLAVAEHEVVCLIGASGSGKSTLLRCVARLVDYDHGSVRLDGTPLEGRDLSERELRKRVGIVFQAYNLFPHLSVLDNVTLAPRKVHRQGRRRAEARARELLELFGMGEFADSYPDRLSGGQQQRVAIVRAMATDPDVLLLDEVTAALDPELIGGVLAVIRDLKDRGMTMLIVTHEMGFARDVADRVCFLDEGRICEIAPPEQLFTDPEHPRTRQFLQRIIESGRL comes from the coding sequence ATGCGCCCCCGCGTCCAGATCGAGCGCCTCACCAAGTACTACGGCGACCGCCTGGTCCTCGACCAGGTCGACCTCGCGGTCGCCGAACACGAGGTCGTGTGCCTGATCGGCGCCTCTGGCTCGGGCAAGTCGACGCTGCTGCGCTGCGTGGCCCGACTGGTCGACTACGACCACGGCAGCGTCCGGCTCGACGGCACGCCGCTGGAGGGCCGCGACCTGTCGGAACGCGAGCTGCGCAAGCGGGTCGGGATCGTCTTCCAGGCCTACAACCTGTTCCCGCACCTGAGCGTGCTCGACAACGTCACGCTGGCGCCGCGCAAGGTGCACCGGCAGGGCCGCCGCCGGGCCGAGGCCCGGGCCCGCGAACTGCTGGAGTTGTTCGGCATGGGCGAGTTCGCCGACAGCTACCCCGACCGGCTCTCCGGCGGTCAGCAGCAGCGGGTCGCGATCGTGCGGGCGATGGCGACCGACCCGGACGTGCTGCTGCTCGACGAGGTGACCGCGGCGCTGGACCCCGAGCTGATCGGCGGGGTGCTGGCGGTCATCCGCGACCTCAAGGACCGCGGCATGACCATGCTGATCGTCACCCACGAGATGGGCTTCGCCCGCGACGTGGCCGACCGCGTCTGCTTCCTCGACGAGGGCCGCATCTGCGAGATCGCCCCGCCCGAGCAGCTGTTCACGGATCCCGAGCACCCGCGCACCCGGCAGTTCCTGCAGCGCATCATCGAGTCCGGCCGCCTGTAG
- a CDS encoding amino acid ABC transporter permease, with the protein MIPQRPAAQAPPPARQRGLSLEVVRPLALGALSTAVVFGALAWWVTTSPQWSRIQEQFFSTDAMRAAFPRVLQGFWLNLRIFVVAQVVILVLALLVAVARSLTGPVAAPLRLGAVVFVDLLRGVPSLLLILLFGFGIPALQLPGLSRSSLFWGAVGLILSYSAYTAEVYRSGMDAVHDGQRAAAKALGLSQWQSLRFAIIPQAVRNVTPALLNGAVSLQKDVVLLSVIGVREAVREAQIYTSATFNYSSYVVAAILFLLASVPLARFTDWYARRDQQRRLQSTF; encoded by the coding sequence GTGATCCCGCAGCGACCTGCCGCGCAGGCGCCGCCGCCGGCGCGGCAGCGCGGTCTGAGCCTGGAGGTCGTCCGGCCCCTGGCGCTGGGCGCGTTGAGCACGGCGGTGGTGTTCGGGGCGCTCGCCTGGTGGGTGACCACCTCGCCGCAATGGTCACGCATCCAGGAGCAGTTCTTCAGCACGGACGCGATGCGGGCCGCGTTCCCGCGCGTCCTGCAGGGCTTCTGGCTGAACCTGCGCATCTTCGTGGTCGCGCAGGTCGTCATCCTGGTGCTGGCGCTGCTGGTGGCCGTCGCCCGTTCGCTGACCGGCCCCGTCGCCGCACCACTGCGCCTGGGCGCGGTCGTGTTCGTCGATCTGCTACGCGGCGTGCCGTCGCTGCTGCTCATCCTGCTGTTCGGGTTCGGCATCCCGGCGTTGCAGCTGCCCGGGCTCAGCCGCAGCAGCCTGTTCTGGGGCGCGGTCGGTCTGATCCTGAGCTACTCCGCCTACACCGCCGAGGTGTACCGCTCCGGCATGGATGCCGTCCACGACGGCCAGCGGGCGGCGGCCAAGGCACTCGGCCTGTCGCAGTGGCAGTCGCTCCGATTCGCGATCATCCCGCAGGCCGTGCGCAACGTGACGCCGGCCCTGCTCAACGGCGCGGTCTCGCTGCAGAAGGACGTGGTGCTGCTCAGCGTCATCGGGGTGCGCGAAGCGGTCCGCGAGGCACAGATCTACACCTCGGCCACCTTCAACTACTCGAGCTACGTCGTGGCGGCCATCCTGTTCCTGCTGGCCAGCGTGCCGCTGGCCCGCTTCACGGACTGGTACGCCCGACGCGACCAGCAGCGCCGCCTGCAGAGTACGTTCTGA